A window of Candidatus Sulfotelmatobacter sp. genomic DNA:
ATTGGGCGTGGAAGGACGAGACGGCGTTCAACGCCGCGGTCGCGGTCGCGAAGGCGAAGCCGCGTGAGGTCGACCTCGACGCGGTTCGCGCCTGGTGCGCCCGCGAGATGGAAGCGGACCGGAGCTACGACCCCGAGGACGTCGACCGGCTCTTTCGCGCGCTGGGCCAGTAGCCGGCAGCACGCCGGACGCGGGCGGCGAATGCGCCGCTCGTGCCCCACAACGGACTCACGCGCGGGGAGCTGATGGCCGGACTCGCCGCCGTCCCCGCCGGATTCGCCCCCGCCCCCGGCCTCTCCGCGCTGCTGGCGCAACTGGCGCCGGAGAACGGGCGCATCGCGCCCGAGCGGGTGCGCGCGAGCGGCATCCCGGTGCGCGAGCTGATGCTGCGGCTCCACCCGTGGGCGCGCGGTTTCGCGCACCCGCCGATCTCGCATTTCTTCGTCGGCGCGATCGTCGAAGGCGCCTCGGGCGCGCTCTACGCCGGGATGAACCTCGAGTTCCCCGGGCAGACGCTCGCGTTCACCGTCCACGGCGAGGGCGCGGCGACGACCAACGCGTGGCTGCACGACGAGACCGGCATCGTCTCGCTGGCGGTCGGCGGCGTTCCGTGCGGATACTGCCGCCAATTTCTCGCCGAGTTCGTCGCACCCGAGAAGCTGACGATCTGGCTCCCGCAGGGCGGATCGATCACCCTCGCCGAGGCGCTGCCGCACGCGTTTCTTCCCACCGTGCTCGGGGTGCGCGTCGATCCGTTTCACAGCCGGCGAACGCTGCGGCTGGCGGCGCCGAACGACGACCCGCTGCTGCGGGCCGCACTCGGCGCCGCCGCCCGCTCGCACGCGCCCTACAGCGGCAGCTACGCCGGGGTGGCGCTGCGGTTGACCGACGGCGTCGTCGTCACCGGACGCCACGCCGAGAACGTCGCCTACAACCCCGGGATGCCGCCGCTGCAGGCGGCCCTGGTCGCACTGCGCCTTCGCGGCCGGACGGAGCGCGAGATCGTCGGCGCCGCGCTCGTCGAGACGGCGGGTCACGCCAGCCAACGCGATGCGACCCGCGCCGTGCTGGCGACCCTGACCGGTGTCCCGCTCGCCTACGCGCGCGCGCTCGCGGCCTGACCCGCGGCCCCGCCGTGCCGGCGGCCTTCCCCTTAGGGCAACCGCCCGCTTTCGCCGATAACAGAAACTGGTATGCTGAGCAGCTTCTGGCGCGGCGTGCGCCGCTTTTTCGGTTTCGACCAAGTCCCGGTGGCCAAGGCGAAGGCCAAGGGGACCGCCGTGCCGTCCGACGCCGAGCTCGAGGCTGCCGCGGCCAGTTTGGCTCCCGAGTGGTGGATCCCCAAGGACCGCAAGGCCAAGGAGGCCGTCCAGCTCGAGGCACGGCGCAAAGCCTTGATCGAGAAGCTCGAGGAGGGGAAAGCGCGTCAAGCCGCGGCCGGCGTGAACGTGGATACGCCGGCCACCACGACGCGCAGCATCAACGTCGCGGCGATGACCGAGGTCCACGCCGCCGCGGAGCCCGCCGACGCCGAGCCCGTCGCCGCTCGCGACGATGAGATGATGGACGTCGACCTCGATCAGTTCACCAGCATCGACGAGGTCGCGGCGATGCTCGAGGAGCGCCGCCGCGCGCGCACCGAGGAAGAGCGCCGCATCGAATCGGTCGAGATCCCGCAAGCGCTGATGATGACCGACGAGGAGTACGCGCTCGCGCGGGACTGGATGCTCGACCACCGCACGATGCACCCGTTGCCCCGCACCGAGATCTACGGGCAGTATTGGGTGCACTTCGCGCGCACCTCGATCGGCGACACGGCCAGCATCGGCTGCGTCACCTGCGGGCGCAGCAAGATCCTCACCGACCACTCGCAGCTCGGCGAGCCGGCCGCGCAGGAAGGCTCGGCCGGCTAACTCGGCGCGCCGCGCACCGACCGCATGACCAGCTCGTGCGGATCGCTGGCGGCACCGTCCGCGCACAGCGCGTCGAGCCGTTCCGGCAGCTCGGCGCGCAGCTCGACCTCGAGCCGTTCGAGCATCAGCGCCTCGGTGTGATCGAGCGTATAGTCGCCCTCGCGGTAGAGCCGGCGCGCGCAGCCGTACAGCCGCGCCGACGCCTCGTGATCGCCTTGCTGCGCGGCCAGCGCGGCGAAGATCGCGACGAACACCGCCGACTCCATCGGGAGCGCGCACTCGCGCGCGATCTCGTAACCTTCGAACGCGTGGGCGCGCGCCTGCGCGATCTCCGTTCCGGCCGCCAGGTCGTACATCGCCGCGTTGGCCAGCAGCAGCGCGGCGAAGCGCCGCTCGCCGAGGCGACGCATCGCCTCGAGCGCTTCGGCCGCCAGCGCCCGCGCCCGCGGCAGATCGTCCATCATGACCGCCCCTTCGGCCAGGTTCGCGAGCATGAACGCGACGCCGCGCTCGTCGCCGATCGCGCGGTAGCGTTCGATGGCGTCGGTATAGAGCGCGACCGCGCCGGCGTAGTCGCCGCCGCGCTGCAGCGTGTCGCCGCGGTAGTGGACGATGCTGGCCAGCGTGTAGGCGTCGCCGACCGGACCGGCCAACGCGTCGGCGCGTTCGAGCACGGCCGCGTTCTCGACGCGCCGCTCGGCGAAGTACTGCGCGCTCTGCGCGAAGGCCACGTAGGCGCGCGCCTGCGAGCCCGGATCGGGCAGATCGGCGACCGCCTCGACCGCGCGCTCCGCGGCCTCGAGCTTGACCGGACCGTCCGGGAAGAGCCACGCCGCCGCCAGCCAGCAGCGCGCGCGCAGTGCCGGCGGCGCGTCGTGCGGCAACAGCTCGAGCGCGCGCTCGATCCAGCGCGCGCCTTCCGGCGTGCGCGAGGCGTCCCACCAGATGACGTCCATGTCGGCGGCCAGCTCGATCCCGCGCAGCCGTGCGGCTTGCGTCTCGAACGCCCAGCTCAGCGCCGCGCGAACGCTGTCGAGCTCGGCCTGATACGCCGGCCGCCACGTCGCCCGCGCTTCGACCTGGAACGCGCGCTGGCCGGCGCGCGCGATGGCGCGCGCGCGCTCGAGCAGCCGTTCGCGCACGGCGCTCTCCGCGCCGAACTCCGCCAGTCGCTCGAGCGCGTAGGCACCGATCGTCTCGAGCAGCCGGAAACCGTCGTTCTCGGCGCGCACCAGCGACTTCGCGACCAAGGCGTCGAGGGGCGCCGTCCCGTCGCACACCGCGTTGGCGGTGGCGCGGGTGAAGTGACCGGGCAGCACGCCGAGCGCCAGGAACGCCGGCCGTTCGTCGTCGGTCAGACGATCGAAGCTCCAATCGAGCGCGGCGCGCAGCGTCTGCGCGCGCGGCGGAGCGGTCCGCCAGCCACCGCGCAGCAACCCGAAGCGGTCGTCGATGCCGGCCGCGATCTCCTCGAGCCGCAGCGTGTGGGCTTGCGCGGCCGCCAGCTCGATGGCCAGCGGCAAGTTGTCCAGGCGGCCGCAGATGCGCGCGATCGTCTCGGCGTCGCGCTCGGCCGGCGTCTCGAGCGGTCCGGCGGCCCGCGCGCGATCGGCGAACAGCGTGGCGGCGTCCGACGCCTCGAGCGGATCGAGCCGGAAGACGTGCTCGCCCTCGATGCGCAGCGGTTCGCGGCTCGTCGCCAGCACGCGCAGCCGCGCGACCGCGATCGCGAATCCCGCCAACAAGCCGGCGGTCGCATCGAGCGCCGACTCGCAGTTGTCGACGATCAGTAGCGTGTCGCGCCTCCGCAGCGCGGCGGCCACCGCGTCGAACAGATCCAGGCCGTGCTCTTCGCGCACGCCGACGGCGTTGGCGATCGCCGCGAGGACGTGGGTCGCGTTGGTCGCCGTCGAGAGGTCGACGAACGCCGCGCCGCCGGCGAAGTGGCCGGCGCCGGCGCGTGCGACCTCCTGCGCCAAGCGCGTCTTGCCGACGCCGCCCGGTCCGGTCACGGTGACGATCGGCTCGGCGTCGAGGAGCGCGGTCACCGCGTTGCGTTCTTCGAGCCGGCCGATGAAGCTGGTCAGCCGCGCCGGGACCTCGGCGCGGTCGCGCGCCGGCGCCGAGCCGACCGCGAGCTCGTAGGCCTGCTGGGTCTCGGGCATCGGCGCGACGCCCAGCTCGTCCTCGAGCCGGCGCACGAAGCTGCGGTAGGCGCCGGCGGCGCCCGCGCGGTCGCCCTGCGCCACCCGCGCGCGCACGACCGCGCGGATCGCGCCTTCGTTCCACGGATCGATCGCCAACAGGCGATTCGCGAGCGTCAGCAGCGCGTCGAAGTTCCGCTGCGAGTCCGCGTCGGCGAGCCGTTCGTCGACCGCGCGCACGATCCGGTCGCGCAAACCGTCGCGATACGGGATCAACCACTCGGCGTCGACGCGCGGCAAGAGATGGTCGCGGTAGAGCGCGATCGCGTCGGCCTGCGTCGCCGGCGAGACCAACGCGGCGTCGATCGCGGCGACATCGATCCAGGTCGGCGTGGCGGGGTTCCAGCCGATGCTGCGCTTGTCGCCGACGAACCACGGCACGCCGGCCGGCAACAGGCGCGTCGTCAGATAGTAGAGGTGGCGCCGCAGGTCGGCGCGCGCTTCGTCGGCCGGCGAGTCGGGCCAGACCGCGAACGCCACCCGCTCGCGCGCGACCGGCGTGGCGCGGTTGAGCAAGACGAACGCCAACACCTCGAGCGCGCGCGGCGGCGCGCCGAAGCGCAGCGGCTGCCCGCCGTAGCGGAACTCCGGCTCACCGAGAAGATGGATTTCGAGTGAGTTCGGAACCCCGGATGACATGCGCGGCCTCTGGGAACCTCAGGTCGTCGCGGACTCGATCGCTTCGAAGGCCGTGCGCGGATCGCTCTCGCGATAGCCGCGCACGCGGAGCACCGCCTCGCCGGCGAGCAGCGACCACAGCGGCGCGACGACCAGCTCGCGCCGCCAGGGCGTGAGGTCGACCGCGTCGCCGAGCGCGGCGGGCGTCTGCGGCGCCTCGCGCGCGATGCGCTCGAGCGCCGCGCGCGGCAACAGCAGCGTCGTCGGCAGCTCGGCCTCGGCGGCCAGCGCGCTGACCAGCACCGCCATCGTCGCGACCAGCGCCTCACGCTGCGGACCGAGCGGTTTGGGCGCGCGCGGCGGCAGCTGATCTTCGGGAATCGCTTCGCCCTTCGCGACGGCCTCGACGATCCGCTCGCCCAGGTTGCGCCGCATCCCGGCGTCGACCCGCCGCAGCTGCGCGAGCTCGTCGACGCCACGCGGGCGCAGCTGGACCAGCCCGATCATCACGTCGTCGGGCAGCACGTACTTGAGCGGGATGTTGCGCTCGCGCGCGTAGCGATCGCGCAGCAGCGCCAGCTCGTTGAGGATGCCCAGCTCGCGCCGGTTCAGGCGCGCGTTGCCGGAGACGCGCAGATACAGCCGCCGCGGATCGGCGCGATAGGTCGCCAGGCGAACCAGCGCCGGCATCTCCTCGTCGGCCCACGCTTCGCGGCCGCGCTGGCGCAAGCGCTCGCGCAGGCCGTCCTCGAGATCGAACAGATAACGCACGTCGTCCACCAGGTACTCGACCTGCTTGGGCGTGAACGGACGCGTGCTCCAGTCGCTGACGGTCTGCGACTTGCGCAGCGTGACCCCGCACAGC
This region includes:
- a CDS encoding BTAD domain-containing putative transcriptional regulator; its protein translation is MSSGVPNSLEIHLLGEPEFRYGGQPLRFGAPPRALEVLAFVLLNRATPVARERVAFAVWPDSPADEARADLRRHLYYLTTRLLPAGVPWFVGDKRSIGWNPATPTWIDVAAIDAALVSPATQADAIALYRDHLLPRVDAEWLIPYRDGLRDRIVRAVDERLADADSQRNFDALLTLANRLLAIDPWNEGAIRAVVRARVAQGDRAGAAGAYRSFVRRLEDELGVAPMPETQQAYELAVGSAPARDRAEVPARLTSFIGRLEERNAVTALLDAEPIVTVTGPGGVGKTRLAQEVARAGAGHFAGGAAFVDLSTATNATHVLAAIANAVGVREEHGLDLFDAVAAALRRRDTLLIVDNCESALDATAGLLAGFAIAVARLRVLATSREPLRIEGEHVFRLDPLEASDAATLFADRARAAGPLETPAERDAETIARICGRLDNLPLAIELAAAQAHTLRLEEIAAGIDDRFGLLRGGWRTAPPRAQTLRAALDWSFDRLTDDERPAFLALGVLPGHFTRATANAVCDGTAPLDALVAKSLVRAENDGFRLLETIGAYALERLAEFGAESAVRERLLERARAIARAGQRAFQVEARATWRPAYQAELDSVRAALSWAFETQAARLRGIELAADMDVIWWDASRTPEGARWIERALELLPHDAPPALRARCWLAAAWLFPDGPVKLEAAERAVEAVADLPDPGSQARAYVAFAQSAQYFAERRVENAAVLERADALAGPVGDAYTLASIVHYRGDTLQRGGDYAGAVALYTDAIERYRAIGDERGVAFMLANLAEGAVMMDDLPRARALAAEALEAMRRLGERRFAALLLANAAMYDLAAGTEIAQARAHAFEGYEIARECALPMESAVFVAIFAALAAQQGDHEASARLYGCARRLYREGDYTLDHTEALMLERLEVELRAELPERLDALCADGAASDPHELVMRSVRGAPS
- the cdd gene encoding cytidine deaminase, with the translated sequence MPHNGLTRGELMAGLAAVPAGFAPAPGLSALLAQLAPENGRIAPERVRASGIPVRELMLRLHPWARGFAHPPISHFFVGAIVEGASGALYAGMNLEFPGQTLAFTVHGEGAATTNAWLHDETGIVSLAVGGVPCGYCRQFLAEFVAPEKLTIWLPQGGSITLAEALPHAFLPTVLGVRVDPFHSRRTLRLAAPNDDPLLRAALGAAARSHAPYSGSYAGVALRLTDGVVVTGRHAENVAYNPGMPPLQAALVALRLRGRTEREIVGAALVETAGHASQRDATRAVLATLTGVPLAYARALAA
- a CDS encoding HRDC domain-containing protein, producing the protein MNVEVVDTPDALARTCARVVQAPRVGLDTEFHTEKTYTPHLMVVQLLFDDGVAIVDPLALRDLRPLIEALSRARVVGHALSSDLRILADAYEVLPRAAYDTQVAAAFAGYGLSISLLDLVRELCGVTLRKSQTVSDWSTRPFTPKQVEYLVDDVRYLFDLEDGLRERLRQRGREAWADEEMPALVRLATYRADPRRLYLRVSGNARLNRRELGILNELALLRDRYARERNIPLKYVLPDDVMIGLVQLRPRGVDELAQLRRVDAGMRRNLGERIVEAVAKGEAIPEDQLPPRAPKPLGPQREALVATMAVLVSALAAEAELPTTLLLPRAALERIAREAPQTPAALGDAVDLTPWRRELVVAPLWSLLAGEAVLRVRGYRESDPRTAFEAIESATT